A single window of Jiangella alkaliphila DNA harbors:
- a CDS encoding DUF7144 family membrane protein, producing MTDIETPIDAPPDRREPSAWAVGWTVFAAVMMAMIGTFHAIAGVVALVDDDFFTQVQEYVFDFDQTTWGWIHLILGIVLVIAGAALLTGSVAARAVGVVLAALSMLAAFAWLPYYPIWSVVIIAVAVSVVWALTVHGRDITAG from the coding sequence ATGACCGACATCGAGACGCCGATCGACGCACCGCCGGACCGCCGCGAGCCGTCCGCGTGGGCCGTCGGGTGGACCGTGTTCGCCGCCGTGATGATGGCGATGATCGGGACGTTCCACGCGATCGCCGGCGTGGTGGCGCTGGTGGACGACGACTTCTTCACCCAGGTGCAGGAGTACGTCTTCGACTTCGACCAGACGACGTGGGGCTGGATCCACCTGATCCTCGGCATCGTGCTGGTCATCGCGGGCGCCGCCCTGCTCACCGGGTCCGTCGCGGCCCGTGCGGTGGGCGTGGTGCTCGCGGCGCTGAGCATGCTGGCGGCGTTCGCGTGGCTGCCATACTACCCGATCTGGTCCGTCGTGATCATCGCGGTGGCCGTCAGCGTCGTCTGGGCGCTGACCGTCCACGGCCGCGACATCACCGCCGGGTGA
- a CDS encoding NAD(P)/FAD-dependent oxidoreductase, with protein MRRILIVGGGYAGFYTAWKLEKKLRPHEADVTIVDPRPYMTYQPFLPEVTAGSVEARHVAVSLRRHLRRTHIIAGSVVKIDHANRTATVQTPDAPDRELAYDTIVVTAGAVTRTFPIPGVADEAIGLKHVEEAVAIRDRLLTAFERAAALPPGPERRRLLTVTVVGGGFTGVEGFGELLSLATALLKRYPELSFDDLAFHLVEVRDRILPEVTDKPGRWVVEHLEKRGGHVHLETKLVSAADGHIVLSDGSEYDNHLLIWTAGNQSNPVIARHTDLPVNEQGLFRVRADMRVGTDDAPVPDAWAAGDNAAVPDLASDVPGATVVPNAQHAVRQGKRLAKNLVADLRGRKVKPYVHHSLGTVATLGLGKGIFQYRRIVIKGLLGWLMHRGYHVLAVPTWERKVRVFLVWVAALFYGRDIVSLLSVQHPRAAFVAATLGERDRQVTRR; from the coding sequence ATGCGCAGGATCCTGATCGTCGGCGGCGGGTACGCCGGGTTCTACACCGCGTGGAAGCTGGAGAAGAAGCTGCGCCCACACGAGGCGGACGTGACGATCGTCGACCCGCGGCCGTACATGACGTACCAGCCGTTCCTGCCGGAGGTGACGGCCGGCTCGGTCGAGGCCCGGCACGTGGCGGTGTCGCTGCGGCGGCACCTGCGCCGCACCCACATCATCGCCGGAAGCGTCGTCAAGATCGACCACGCGAACCGGACGGCGACCGTCCAGACCCCGGACGCCCCGGACCGCGAACTGGCCTACGACACCATCGTCGTGACGGCGGGCGCGGTCACCCGGACGTTCCCGATCCCGGGCGTCGCCGACGAGGCGATCGGCCTCAAGCACGTCGAGGAGGCCGTGGCCATCCGCGACCGGCTGCTGACGGCGTTCGAGCGAGCGGCCGCGCTGCCGCCCGGGCCGGAGCGGCGGCGGCTGCTGACGGTGACGGTGGTCGGCGGCGGCTTCACCGGCGTCGAGGGGTTCGGCGAGCTGTTGTCGCTGGCCACGGCGCTGCTGAAGCGGTACCCGGAGCTCAGCTTCGACGACCTCGCGTTCCACCTGGTGGAGGTGCGCGACCGCATCCTCCCCGAGGTCACCGACAAGCCCGGGCGCTGGGTGGTCGAGCACCTGGAGAAGCGCGGCGGCCACGTCCACCTCGAGACCAAGCTGGTCTCGGCCGCGGACGGCCACATCGTCCTCTCGGACGGCTCGGAGTACGACAACCACCTGCTGATCTGGACCGCCGGAAACCAGAGCAACCCGGTCATCGCGCGGCACACGGATCTGCCGGTGAACGAGCAGGGCCTGTTCCGGGTCCGCGCCGACATGCGGGTCGGGACCGACGACGCGCCGGTGCCGGACGCATGGGCGGCCGGCGACAACGCGGCCGTGCCGGACCTCGCATCGGACGTGCCCGGCGCGACCGTCGTCCCGAACGCGCAGCACGCCGTCCGGCAGGGCAAGCGGCTGGCCAAGAACCTCGTCGCCGACCTGCGCGGCCGCAAGGTGAAGCCATACGTGCACCACAGCCTCGGCACGGTCGCGACGCTCGGCCTGGGCAAGGGCATCTTCCAGTACCGCCGCATCGTCATCAAGGGGCTGCTCGGCTGGCTGATGCACCGCGGCTACCACGTGCTGGCGGTCCCGACGTGGGAGCGCAAGGTCCGCGTGTTCCTCGTCTGGGTGGCGGCGCTGTTCTACGGGCGCGACATCGTGTCGCTGCTGTCGGTGCAGCACCCGCGGGCCGCATTCGTGGCGGCGACGCTCGGCGAACGCGACCGGCAGGTCACCCGGCGGTGA
- a CDS encoding multicopper oxidase domain-containing protein produces MDHSGHHAHHASTPFPTDPTGLPEATPPTTLEPGDDGTVELAVAPVAKRLGDATVRMLAYNGSVPGPLLVVRQGSELTVDVTNQGDLETTVHWHGLRLDNSSDGVPYDTQAPIAIGGEHTYRLRFPDPGLYWYHPHLREDYTQELGLYGTILVRPADDGYWPPAQRDIVMTLDDLLLEDGRIAPFSPAETTHAAMGRFGNVYLVNGELAPAALTADAGEVVRFWLVDTANTRVFNVRIPGARLKLVGGDSGRVEHDEFVDEVLIAPSERAVVDVLFPAPGEYALEHHSPAGTQRLATMTVGGEPPTPERTARFETLRGAADLAAERAGLDPWLAAEPDEVLSLVAEMNLPAAHHDGPVTYTCPMHPEVTSAEPGHCPHCRMKLLPAATVAEAQHEHGDHDEHSEHAHHDDHAHDHGAPTTSGGIEWEDDMVEVNRMTTPATMRWRFVDPATGGEPDWRFTVGQRVKIRLVNELESDHPMHHPFHLHGAGRFLVLARDGATEPNLVWKDTVLIRTGQTVDILFDVTNPGRWMAHCHIAEHMESGMMFGFTVDA; encoded by the coding sequence ATGGACCACTCCGGCCACCACGCACACCACGCGTCCACACCGTTCCCGACCGACCCGACCGGCCTGCCCGAGGCCACCCCGCCCACCACGCTAGAGCCCGGCGACGACGGCACCGTCGAGCTCGCCGTCGCACCCGTCGCGAAGCGGCTCGGCGACGCCACCGTGCGCATGCTCGCCTACAACGGCTCCGTCCCCGGCCCCCTGCTCGTCGTCCGGCAGGGCAGCGAGCTGACCGTCGACGTCACGAACCAAGGCGACCTGGAGACGACCGTGCACTGGCACGGCCTGCGCCTGGACAACAGCAGCGACGGCGTCCCGTACGACACGCAGGCGCCGATCGCCATCGGCGGCGAGCACACCTACCGGCTGCGCTTCCCCGACCCCGGGCTGTACTGGTACCACCCGCACCTGCGCGAGGACTACACGCAGGAGCTCGGCCTCTACGGCACCATCCTCGTCCGCCCCGCCGACGACGGCTACTGGCCGCCGGCGCAGCGCGACATCGTCATGACGCTGGACGACCTGCTGCTGGAGGACGGCCGCATCGCGCCGTTCAGCCCGGCCGAGACGACGCACGCGGCGATGGGGCGGTTCGGCAACGTCTACCTGGTCAACGGCGAGCTGGCGCCGGCGGCGCTGACAGCGGACGCCGGCGAGGTGGTGCGGTTCTGGCTGGTCGACACCGCGAACACCCGGGTGTTCAACGTGCGGATCCCGGGCGCGCGGCTGAAGCTGGTCGGCGGCGACTCCGGCCGCGTCGAGCACGACGAGTTCGTCGACGAGGTGCTGATCGCGCCGTCCGAGCGGGCCGTCGTCGACGTGCTGTTCCCGGCGCCCGGCGAGTACGCGCTCGAGCACCACTCCCCCGCCGGCACGCAGCGCCTGGCGACGATGACCGTCGGCGGCGAGCCGCCCACGCCGGAGCGTACGGCGCGGTTCGAGACGCTCCGCGGCGCGGCCGACCTCGCCGCCGAACGGGCCGGGCTGGACCCCTGGCTCGCGGCCGAGCCGGACGAGGTCCTCTCGCTGGTCGCCGAGATGAACCTGCCCGCGGCCCACCACGACGGGCCGGTGACGTACACGTGCCCGATGCATCCCGAGGTCACCAGCGCCGAGCCGGGCCACTGCCCGCACTGCCGCATGAAGCTGCTGCCGGCGGCGACGGTCGCCGAGGCCCAGCACGAGCACGGCGACCACGATGAGCACAGCGAGCACGCCCACCACGACGACCACGCGCACGACCACGGCGCGCCCACGACCTCCGGCGGCATCGAGTGGGAGGACGACATGGTCGAGGTCAACCGCATGACGACGCCGGCCACGATGCGCTGGCGGTTCGTCGACCCGGCCACCGGCGGCGAGCCGGACTGGCGCTTCACGGTCGGCCAGCGGGTGAAGATCCGGCTGGTCAACGAGCTGGAGTCGGACCACCCGATGCACCACCCGTTCCATCTGCACGGCGCCGGCCGGTTCCTCGTCCTCGCCCGCGACGGAGCCACCGAGCCGAACCTCGTGTGGAAGGACACCGTGCTCATCCGCACCGGCCAGACCGTCGACATCCTGTTCGACGTCACCAACCCGGGCCGCTGGATGGCGCACTGCCACATCGCCGAGCACATGGAGAGCGGCATGATGTTCGGCTTCACCGTCGACGCCTGA
- a CDS encoding type II toxin-antitoxin system RelE/ParE family toxin, with translation MTRKVRIEPEVAAELEGAIRWYDRQSHGLGADFLAAVDDTIAHVSHWPEAAATVPGIAADIPARKAPVPRFPYAIVYLLVDDTICVLAVAHEKRRPGY, from the coding sequence GTGACTCGCAAGGTTCGCATCGAGCCGGAGGTCGCGGCCGAGCTCGAGGGCGCGATCCGCTGGTACGACCGGCAGAGCCACGGCCTCGGCGCTGACTTCCTCGCTGCCGTCGACGACACCATCGCTCACGTGAGCCACTGGCCCGAGGCCGCGGCGACCGTGCCAGGCATCGCCGCAGACATCCCGGCGCGGAAGGCTCCGGTGCCGCGGTTCCCGTATGCGATCGTCTACCTCCTCGTCGACGACACGATCTGCGTACTCGCCGTCGCCCACGAGAAACGCAGACCCGGCTACTAG
- a CDS encoding addiction module protein, with the protein MTSQAEELLRAALALPRSDRADVAAELLASLDDADDADRQAVEASWAREIERRARRVLSGGSDGEDWGAVRARLTDR; encoded by the coding sequence ATGACGAGCCAGGCCGAGGAACTGCTGCGCGCAGCACTGGCGCTCCCCCGCAGCGACCGTGCCGACGTCGCGGCTGAGCTGCTGGCCAGCCTGGACGATGCCGACGACGCAGATCGACAGGCTGTCGAAGCCTCCTGGGCTCGCGAGATCGAGCGGCGAGCGCGCCGCGTACTGTCGGGTGGTTCCGATGGTGAGGACTGGGGCGCCGTCCGAGCTCGCCTCACCGATCGGTGA
- a CDS encoding family 1 encapsulin nanocompartment shell protein — MNNLHRELAPVSAAAWADIEAEARRTFVQYVAARRVVDVIGPGDDVLHAVGTGHLRALDGPSDGVLARSREVKPVVELRVPFTVDRQAVDDVERGAKDADWQPVKDAAKRIAYAEDRAIVAGFAAAGIEGVVAGTTNAAIALPTDIRDLPDVAAQALTTLRLAGVGGPYSLLLSADVYTAVEETTDHGYPIREHVARVLHDGEIIFAPAIDGGLLLSARGGDYELHLAQDLSIGYLSHDADTVQLYFEEAFTFLVQTGESGVALNG; from the coding sequence ATGAACAACCTGCACCGCGAACTCGCACCCGTCTCGGCGGCCGCCTGGGCCGACATCGAGGCCGAGGCGCGCCGCACGTTCGTCCAGTACGTCGCCGCCCGCCGCGTCGTCGACGTCATCGGGCCGGGCGACGACGTCCTGCACGCGGTCGGCACCGGTCATCTGCGCGCGCTGGACGGCCCGAGCGACGGCGTGCTGGCGCGCAGCCGCGAGGTCAAGCCGGTGGTCGAGCTGCGCGTCCCGTTCACCGTCGACCGCCAGGCCGTCGACGACGTCGAGCGCGGCGCGAAGGACGCCGACTGGCAGCCGGTGAAGGACGCGGCCAAGCGCATCGCCTACGCCGAGGACCGCGCCATCGTCGCCGGCTTCGCGGCGGCCGGCATCGAGGGCGTCGTGGCCGGCACCACCAACGCGGCGATCGCCCTGCCCACCGACATCCGCGACCTCCCTGACGTCGCCGCCCAGGCCCTCACCACCCTCCGCCTCGCCGGCGTCGGCGGCCCGTACAGCCTGCTGCTCTCGGCCGACGTCTACACCGCCGTCGAGGAGACCACCGACCACGGCTACCCCATCCGCGAGCACGTCGCCCGCGTCCTGCACGACGGCGAGATCATCTTCGCCCCCGCCATCGACGGCGGCCTGCTGCTGTCCGCCCGCGGCGGCGACTACGAGCTGCACCTCGCCCAGGACCTCTCCATCGGCTACCTCTCGCACGACGCCGACACGGTGCAGCTGTACTTCGAGGAGGCCTTCACCTTCCTCGTCCAGACCGGCGAATCCGGCGTCGCCCTGAACGGGTAG
- a CDS encoding Dyp-type peroxidase, with the protein MTEAATPQSVLVPLTEAAIFLVVTVDEGGEDVARELLADLSGLTRAVGFRSLEDSLTCVAGIGAGAWPRVVGGDAPSGLHPFREIAGRKHTAVATPGDLLFHLRARRMDLCFELATLISGRLAGAVTVVDEVQGFRYFDQRDLLGFVDGTENPTGAGAAAAVLSDEPGFEGASYVIVQKYLHDMDAWNALPTEEQERVIGRRKLSDVELSDAEQPANSHVALTTITDDDGEEREILRDNMPFGRPGAGEFGTYFVGYAAHPDVTEQMLVNMFVGRPPGNYDRILNFSVAVTGGLFYVPTVDALDGLADPPSPTPATDASLNVGSLRRSDAS; encoded by the coding sequence GTGACCGAAGCCGCGACTCCACAGTCCGTGCTGGTGCCGTTGACCGAGGCCGCGATCTTCCTCGTCGTCACGGTCGACGAGGGTGGCGAGGACGTCGCGCGCGAGCTGCTGGCCGACCTCTCGGGGCTGACCCGGGCGGTCGGCTTCCGCAGCCTCGAAGACAGCCTGACCTGCGTCGCGGGCATCGGCGCCGGTGCGTGGCCGCGGGTGGTCGGCGGCGATGCGCCGTCCGGGCTGCACCCGTTCCGGGAGATCGCCGGCCGCAAGCACACCGCCGTCGCGACCCCCGGTGACCTGCTGTTCCACCTGCGGGCGCGGCGCATGGACCTGTGCTTCGAGCTGGCGACGCTGATCAGCGGGCGGCTGGCCGGCGCCGTCACCGTCGTCGACGAAGTGCAGGGGTTCCGCTACTTCGACCAGCGCGACCTGCTGGGCTTCGTCGACGGGACGGAGAACCCGACCGGCGCCGGGGCCGCGGCCGCCGTCCTCTCCGACGAGCCGGGCTTCGAGGGCGCCAGCTACGTCATCGTCCAGAAGTACCTGCACGACATGGACGCCTGGAACGCGCTGCCGACCGAGGAGCAGGAGCGTGTCATCGGCCGCCGCAAGTTGTCCGACGTCGAGCTGTCCGACGCCGAGCAGCCGGCCAACTCGCACGTCGCGCTGACCACGATCACCGACGACGACGGCGAGGAGCGCGAGATCCTGCGCGACAACATGCCGTTCGGGCGGCCCGGCGCCGGCGAGTTCGGCACGTACTTCGTCGGCTACGCCGCCCACCCCGACGTCACCGAGCAGATGCTGGTGAACATGTTCGTCGGCCGGCCGCCCGGCAACTACGACCGCATCCTCAACTTCTCCGTCGCGGTCACCGGCGGCCTGTTCTACGTGCCCACGGTCGATGCGCTCGACGGCCTCGCCGACCCACCGAGCCCGACGCCCGCGACCGACGCCAGTCTGAACGTCGGCAGTCTCAGGAGGAGCGACGCCTCATGA
- a CDS encoding WD40 repeat domain-containing protein, with translation MNEFDDLENTLAAELRRRSGEVLGTDDLAARARRKARVVRRRRAVAVAGVTAVALAIAVPAALSLRSVPQTSAPPVDRPTTSETESIEVPDPGPDTSLPEEPSTTETQSPPGEPPDDTGLETPGRGGTTELVLDGLPTGAPPAIGWMEGTTFHRADGRSVQLPSTQAFEPFQNVLELPNGFLATDFAEVADLDATGTVTATRAGAGIVMSSDSALVAYYDQDAGTIQAAQADGGGTGPGSRDVPAGQTLHPIGFLGDYRLVSNVVTEYETAGVRVDDFGPSAGGDTPPTTPPWDLLSVSAVSESAGLVVGYTEFDETEACSAVYEADADQRLWGTCEYSFFPHFSPDGRYLVGSPPWDGEGMEAVVVVDARTGELVHTYTGSFIWDFTFEDEEHVLINVRIVDDAERQAALVRCDFEGACELATPVVQIDQAEDAYTIGLQRW, from the coding sequence ATGAACGAGTTCGACGATCTCGAGAACACGCTGGCAGCGGAGCTCCGCCGGCGCTCCGGCGAGGTGCTCGGCACTGACGACCTCGCCGCCCGCGCCCGCCGCAAGGCCCGCGTCGTCCGCCGCCGTCGCGCGGTCGCCGTCGCCGGCGTGACCGCGGTCGCCCTGGCCATCGCCGTCCCGGCGGCGCTGTCCCTGCGCAGCGTTCCGCAAACGTCCGCCCCGCCGGTGGACCGTCCGACCACGTCTGAGACGGAAAGCATCGAGGTGCCCGATCCCGGCCCCGACACGTCGTTGCCGGAGGAGCCGTCGACGACCGAGACCCAGTCACCGCCGGGCGAGCCGCCTGACGACACCGGGCTCGAAACGCCGGGTCGTGGCGGGACGACCGAGCTGGTGCTGGACGGCCTGCCCACCGGTGCGCCCCCGGCCATCGGCTGGATGGAGGGTACGACCTTCCATCGCGCCGACGGCCGCTCGGTGCAGCTCCCGAGTACGCAAGCCTTCGAGCCCTTCCAGAACGTGCTGGAGCTCCCCAACGGCTTTCTGGCCACCGACTTTGCGGAGGTCGCCGACCTGGACGCCACCGGCACCGTGACCGCCACCCGCGCCGGGGCCGGCATCGTGATGTCCTCGGACAGTGCTCTGGTCGCCTACTACGACCAGGACGCCGGCACGATCCAGGCCGCGCAGGCCGACGGCGGCGGCACCGGGCCGGGCAGCCGGGACGTGCCGGCCGGTCAAACGCTCCACCCGATCGGCTTCCTCGGCGACTACCGTCTGGTGTCGAACGTCGTGACCGAGTACGAGACGGCGGGCGTCCGGGTCGACGACTTCGGTCCGTCAGCCGGCGGCGACACGCCGCCGACGACGCCGCCGTGGGATCTCCTGAGTGTCAGTGCGGTGTCGGAGTCCGCCGGACTGGTCGTCGGGTACACCGAGTTCGACGAGACGGAGGCTTGCTCGGCGGTGTACGAAGCCGACGCCGACCAGCGGCTCTGGGGTACCTGCGAGTACTCCTTCTTCCCCCACTTCAGCCCTGACGGACGGTATCTCGTCGGGTCGCCACCGTGGGACGGCGAGGGCATGGAGGCGGTCGTCGTGGTCGACGCCCGCACCGGCGAGCTGGTCCACACCTACACCGGCTCGTTCATCTGGGACTTCACCTTCGAAGACGAGGAGCACGTCCTCATCAACGTGCGCATCGTCGACGACGCCGAGCGGCAGGCGGCGCTGGTCCGATGCGACTTCGAAGGTGCGTGCGAGCTGGCCACCCCGGTCGTCCAGATCGACCAGGCGGAGGACGCGTACACCATCGGGCTGCAGCGCTGGTGA
- a CDS encoding SigE family RNA polymerase sigma factor, giving the protein MDRDSAFEQYVEVRQAALLRLAYLLTGEQHAAEDLVQTALAKLYLAWNRLERAGSVDAYAKRIMINEHSSWWRRAWRRAETTTDNVPERPVAADFGHALAERDALWTVVQGLPPRQRAAVVLRFYEDMSEQDVAATLGCSVGTVKSQTSRALATLRKRLQERRGNDR; this is encoded by the coding sequence ATGGATCGGGACAGTGCCTTCGAGCAGTACGTCGAGGTGCGGCAGGCGGCCCTGCTGCGCCTCGCCTACCTGCTCACCGGCGAGCAGCATGCGGCGGAGGATCTCGTGCAGACCGCGCTGGCCAAGCTCTACCTGGCCTGGAACCGGCTGGAGCGGGCCGGCTCCGTCGACGCGTACGCGAAACGGATCATGATCAACGAGCACTCCAGCTGGTGGCGACGGGCGTGGCGGCGGGCCGAGACCACCACCGACAACGTCCCCGAGCGGCCGGTCGCCGCGGACTTCGGCCACGCCCTCGCCGAGCGCGACGCGCTGTGGACGGTAGTCCAGGGACTGCCGCCGCGGCAGCGGGCCGCCGTCGTCCTCCGGTTCTACGAGGACATGAGCGAACAGGACGTCGCCGCCACCCTCGGCTGTTCGGTGGGCACGGTGAAGTCGCAGACCAGCCGGGCGCTGGCGACCTTGCGGAAGCGGCTCCAGGAGCGAAGGGGGAACGACCGATGA
- a CDS encoding alpha/beta fold hydrolase — translation MTTPTLIFVHGTHSAAHSWSGLIGELALRGHRAMAVDLPGHGIDGFFPRSYQAPQDLAALATEPSPLAGYTLDDYVARVVDAVRRAREYGPVVLAGASQGGVTVSRVGEEVPELLDRVVYVAAYCPVELPSMAAYFATPENADSLVGLVTAAVAGDPASLGVARVNWRTADPELIHGIRECLAGGFTDAETTRLLSQFQPDEPVAIPAAEIRVRAAGWGRIPRTYVRFTADRLIPPALQDRFIAEADRLTPDNPTDVHSVAAPHVGPPHLPEVVEIFADLVVR, via the coding sequence ATGACCACGCCCACCCTGATCTTCGTCCACGGCACCCACTCGGCTGCGCACAGCTGGTCCGGGCTGATCGGCGAGCTGGCGCTGCGCGGCCACCGCGCGATGGCCGTCGACCTGCCCGGCCACGGCATCGACGGGTTCTTCCCGCGGTCCTACCAGGCGCCGCAGGACCTCGCGGCGCTGGCCACCGAGCCGTCACCGCTGGCCGGCTACACCCTGGACGACTACGTCGCGCGCGTCGTCGACGCCGTGCGCCGGGCGCGCGAGTACGGCCCGGTCGTCCTGGCCGGCGCCAGCCAGGGCGGCGTCACCGTCAGCCGGGTCGGTGAGGAGGTCCCGGAGCTGCTCGACCGCGTCGTCTACGTCGCCGCCTACTGCCCCGTGGAGCTTCCCAGCATGGCCGCCTACTTCGCGACGCCGGAGAACGCGGACAGCCTGGTCGGCCTGGTCACCGCGGCGGTCGCCGGCGACCCGGCGTCGCTGGGGGTGGCGCGCGTGAACTGGCGGACGGCCGACCCGGAGCTGATCCACGGCATCCGCGAGTGCCTGGCCGGCGGCTTCACCGACGCCGAGACGACCCGGCTGCTCAGCCAGTTCCAGCCGGACGAGCCGGTCGCGATCCCGGCGGCGGAGATCCGGGTCAGAGCCGCGGGGTGGGGCCGGATCCCGCGGACGTACGTCCGGTTCACCGCGGACCGGCTGATCCCGCCGGCGCTCCAGGACCGGTTCATCGCCGAGGCCGACCGCCTCACCCCGGACAACCCGACCGACGTGCACAGCGTCGCCGCCCCGCACGTCGGGCCGCCGCACCTGCCTGAGGTGGTGGAGATCTTCGCCGATCTGGTGGTGCGCTGA
- a CDS encoding GNAT family N-acetyltransferase, giving the protein MADVLIEAFRDDPFVEWLFPEPTGRADRQAGYYRSLLAHPAAEAYLSGRDGAAVWIASDGDGPGTSASGSASGSAGGDLLSAVGAALAERHPSDRPHLYLPVMGVVARRRGAGLGSALLRHRLLRAAYDGVGAYLEAASPRSRALYLRHGFEDFGPPVQVAGGPPLSPMWRPATARTPSLPTQQRSTRP; this is encoded by the coding sequence GTGGCCGACGTCCTCATCGAGGCGTTCCGCGACGACCCGTTCGTCGAGTGGCTCTTCCCGGAGCCGACCGGCCGGGCCGACCGGCAGGCCGGGTACTACCGGTCACTGCTCGCCCACCCCGCCGCCGAGGCCTACCTGTCCGGCCGCGACGGCGCCGCGGTGTGGATCGCCTCGGATGGTGACGGACCGGGCACTTCGGCGAGCGGTTCGGCGAGTGGTTCGGCGGGCGGCGACCTGCTGTCGGCCGTCGGCGCGGCCCTGGCCGAGCGGCACCCGTCCGACCGGCCGCACCTCTACCTGCCGGTCATGGGGGTCGTCGCCCGCCGGCGCGGTGCCGGGCTCGGCTCGGCGCTGCTGCGGCACCGGCTGCTGCGGGCCGCCTACGACGGCGTCGGCGCCTATCTGGAGGCGGCCTCGCCTCGCAGCCGCGCCCTCTACCTGCGGCACGGGTTCGAGGACTTCGGCCCGCCGGTCCAGGTGGCCGGCGGCCCGCCTCTGTCTCCGATGTGGCGCCCGGCGACCGCCCGGACCCCGTCCCTTCCCACCCAGCAGAGGAGCACCCGCCCATGA
- a CDS encoding GntR family transcriptional regulator, translating to MPTPEPPYRRIAAELRAGILAGELRPGERLPSVRQIAQRWGVAAATATRVMATLRDEGLAETRVGSGAVVARGARPAVSARTPTRRTGPLPPTLTRAHLLRAAVAIADREGLDAVTMRRVAADLGVGPMSLYRHVATKDELVHHMVDDVVRAAELPDPGPDGWRPKLELVARRQWALCRRHLWLPRAISFTRPLLIPGLAAYTEWTLRALDGLGLSPRTRLREALTLHALVINVGASLADEIEAEHETGVTLDRWRQAQQQRTGELLDGRFPLLAAAPVDVAPDLDGLFEYGLARHLDGFAVLLEQPRH from the coding sequence ATGCCAACGCCCGAGCCGCCGTACCGGCGCATCGCCGCCGAGCTGCGGGCCGGCATCCTGGCCGGCGAGCTGCGGCCGGGGGAGCGGCTGCCGTCGGTCCGGCAGATCGCCCAGCGGTGGGGCGTCGCGGCCGCCACCGCCACGCGGGTCATGGCGACGCTGCGCGACGAGGGCCTGGCCGAGACCCGGGTCGGCTCCGGCGCCGTCGTCGCCCGCGGCGCCCGCCCGGCCGTGTCGGCGCGAACGCCCACCCGCCGGACCGGCCCGCTCCCGCCAACGCTGACCCGGGCGCACCTCCTGCGCGCCGCCGTCGCCATCGCCGACCGCGAGGGTCTCGACGCCGTGACGATGCGCCGTGTGGCCGCCGACCTCGGCGTCGGCCCGATGTCGCTGTACCGGCATGTCGCGACGAAGGACGAGCTGGTGCACCACATGGTCGACGACGTCGTCCGCGCGGCCGAACTGCCCGACCCGGGGCCGGACGGCTGGCGGCCCAAGCTCGAGCTGGTGGCGCGGCGGCAGTGGGCGCTGTGCCGCCGGCACCTGTGGCTGCCGCGGGCCATCTCGTTCACCCGCCCGCTGCTCATACCGGGCCTCGCGGCCTACACGGAATGGACGCTGCGCGCACTCGACGGGCTCGGGCTCTCGCCGCGGACGCGGCTGCGCGAGGCGCTGACGCTGCACGCGCTGGTCATCAACGTCGGCGCGTCGCTGGCAGACGAGATCGAGGCCGAGCACGAGACCGGCGTGACGCTGGACCGCTGGCGGCAGGCGCAACAGCAGCGCACCGGCGAGCTGCTCGACGGACGGTTCCCGCTGCTGGCGGCCGCGCCGGTCGACGTCGCGCCGGACCTCGACGGGCTGTTCGAGTACGG